In the genome of Tsukamurella paurometabola DSM 20162, the window TGCTCGCTGCGCAACTGGGTCGAGGGGAGCCCGATACCCGGCGCAGTCTGAGCCGCGCCCTGGTCGCGCTGGGGGCGGCCGGCGTGGCGGCGGCGGAGGCTGCGGGACGGTCCGCCGATCCGGAGGTCCGGGCACACGCCGCGGCTACGATGCGGCTGTCGGAGGATCCGGATGCGGACATCACGTCTGCGATGCATTCGGCGCGGCGTGCGGCAGCGCTCGGCGCGGAGCGCACCCGTGCGGCGGACGAGGCCGCGCGGGGCTGACGAAGCGGGCGTGAGGAGGCGGGCATGAAGATCGGCGAGGTGGCACGACGGTCGGGCGTGAGTGCGCGAATGCTGCGGCATTACGACGCACTCGGACTGGTCCGGCCGTCGGGCCGCACCGTCGCGGGGTATCGCGAGTACGCCGACACCGATCTGCGGCGCATCTTCCACGTCGAGAGCCTGCGCACGCTCGGCTTGTCACTCAAGGAGATCGGCCGCGCCCTCGATGATCCCGGTTTTACGCCATCGGCCCTCGTCGATGATCTGATCGCACAGACGCAGCAGACCATCGAGACGCAGACCACGCTGCTGGCCCGCCTCCGGCAGGTGGCGGCGGCGGAACCGCGAGCCTGGGATGAGGTGCTCGATGTGGTCTCGCTGCTACGGCGCCTTGCGGCACCGTCGACCGGCGAGCGCCAACATGCCGCCCTCGACGCAGTCGGCGCGGCACCCGGCGTCGTGCTCGCCGACGCCCTGCTCCGGGAGGACAATCTGAATGTGGCCGGTGCGCTGCGCTGGGCGTTGGTGCAGGACGATGCGACGGCCGGCGACCTCGGCGACGCGGTCCGGGTCCTCGAACAGGCCCTCGAGTCTCCTGATCAGCTGGTGCGGCGTCGCGCAGCGGAAACGCTCGCGGAATTCCCCGGCGATGCAGCCCTGCGCGCCGCTCTCGGGCATCACGACCCGACGGTGCGCGGTGTGGTCGCGATCGAGTTGGGCGCACGCGGCGACACCGTGGCGGTACCGGAGTTGATCGCGATGATCCTGCGCGGCGATCGCGATGTGCCCGCCGCGGAGGCCCTCGCGGTGATCGCGCTGGGCCCGGAGAGGGAGCAGGGCATTATCGCGGACCTGATGTCCGCCTTCGCCGGAAGCGGCGAATACTCGGTGCGGCAACGAGTGGTCCAGGCGCTCGCGGAGTTCGCGGGTCCGGCGGCCACCGCCGCGCTCGATGCACTGCGCGGCGATGCGGA includes:
- a CDS encoding HEAT repeat domain-containing protein, which translates into the protein MKIGEVARRSGVSARMLRHYDALGLVRPSGRTVAGYREYADTDLRRIFHVESLRTLGLSLKEIGRALDDPGFTPSALVDDLIAQTQQTIETQTTLLARLRQVAAAEPRAWDEVLDVVSLLRRLAAPSTGERQHAALDAVGAAPGVVLADALLREDNLNVAGALRWALVQDDATAGDLGDAVRVLEQALESPDQLVRRRAAETLAEFPGDAALRAALGHHDPTVRGVVAIELGARGDTVAVPELIAMILRGDRDVPAAEALAVIALGPEREQGIIADLMSAFAGSGEYSVRQRVVQALAEFAGPAATAALDALRGDADERIARTAEYVLRVRSGAGTTER